A genomic stretch from Asterias rubens chromosome 7, eAstRub1.3, whole genome shotgun sequence includes:
- the LOC117292218 gene encoding probable palmitoyltransferase ZDHHC4 has protein sequence MADFLTLIIAYMVFFLLASYVILLGDSEYHRHGIIGKIRQATVQTAVFILRICLPSQVQLRLSNLITHVFFTRNHYIQAVYVIILSGIFVVFLREIYPRAKEYNLSTIHVISPFIGMVMNGLIFATCCWSDPGVIDRKNYEECSNVFTYDGVMYQEGVRCSTCEFVKPARSKHCAYCNHCVYRFDHHCSWINNCIGGRNVRYFLLLLFSIATLTSQMSYISGCVLREVARESGIWKAGYYGTDGQFHQVTSLIVFQHLFMQLPAVVFLMTSLSLLSILITIFLFYHLYLLLTNQTTNERYKRSRVIGDVKMSSSQRSTKRRSRHRGGGASWNSVDVSYNKGLVRNIWEVLYPPI, from the exons ATGGCAGATTTTCTGACGTTGATAATTGCGTACATGGTTTTCTTCCTGTTGGCAAGCTATGTCATTTTATTGGGAGACAGTGAATATCATCGCCATGGTATTATTGGAAAGATTCGCCAAGCAACagtacag ACAGCAGTGTTCATACTTCGGATCTGTCTGCCAAGTCAAGTGCAGCTTCGCCTGAGCAATCTCATCACACATGTGTTTTTCACAAG GAACCACTACATACAAGCTGTGTATGTCATCATATTGTCTGGAATATTTGTAGTATTTTTGAGAGAAATCTACCCCAGGGCTAAGGAATACAATCTGTCGACGATCCATGTTATATCTCCCTTCATTGGCATGGTGATGAACGGCCTGATTTTTGCAACCTGCTGCTGGAGTGACCCAGGTGTTATCGATAGGAAGAACTATGAGGAATGTAGCAATGTGTTTACGTATGATGGCGTTATGTATCAAGAAGGGGTACGTTGCAGCACCTGTGAGTTTGTCAAACCTGCACGTTCAAAGCATTGTG CATATTGTAACCACTGTGTCTACCGCTTTGATCACCATTGCTCGTGGATAAACAACTGTATTGGAGGCAGAAATGTCCGCTACTTTCTCCTGCTTCTATTCAGTATAGCAACTCTAACTTCCCAAATGTCCTACATCTCGGGTTGTGTCTTGCgggaagttgcaagagaatctGGAATTTGGAAAGCTGGTTACTACGGGACGGACGGTCAGTTCCACCAGGTCACCTCACTAATCGTTTTTCAG CATCTGTTTATGCAGCTACCGGCGGTAGTTTTCTTGATGACGTCACTAAGTCTTCTGAGCATCTTGATCACCATCTTTCTCTTCTATCACCTCTACCTGCTGCTCACAAACCAAACGACCAATGAGAGATACAAGAGGTCAAGGGTTATTGGTGACGTCAAGATGTCAAGTTCTCAACGATCGACTAAGAGGAGGAGCCGCCACAGAGGGGGCGGGGCTTCGTGGAATTCTGTTGATGTTAGCTATAACAAAGGATTAGTGCGGAACATTTGGGAAGTTTTATATCCTCCAATATGA
- the LOC117292216 gene encoding uncharacterized protein LOC117292216 produces MADSETSRSEYRPLLHQDTGNGYGRNPTYMTYREPRAYKHWPWFVWFLLRFIGLFNSRHIVATRRCHICRLTADLEEGCSESDVCRNLAVNSDPDFRSGCAVCRSEWSNGSERYRPYSETDIGVAKWNHRGSTILSIVWHFILIILITYDFLWYMINYWGKEDQIIRLISYSVFLLSIIVTPVLSLTANVCNIVMNYTNPRLSQDLGFTWYHALSIRYIVRRLQHLQLGESGLPYKAFLGLCLVWPSVNGIFRIVLYFAIVKRNFQDEVHVLISLHVCMLGMVVFGAFCYIMLLLRLSFQNQIRHKLAFLRCHVGAVDVCRRSVVSYAAELGSIFRLVSVWILFMLAVSTWAITTQVCWDYAPKGKASTPSQRDVKIMIILKTLIWSEHTMFILLPIVAVGGIDLNRIWVQYTRSISKLRSEEYGDFWDKIIKFCKEQSPVTRVKAVTLMFSALGLFLGLKLTDQNIAFWSHTHKPVVLFPSIPYNTSSVG; encoded by the exons ATGGCTGATTCTGAAACTTCTCGAAGTGAGTACCGACCTTTGCTTCACCAAGACACAGGGAACGGGTATGGAAGAAACCCGACTTATATGACCTACAGAGAACCACGGGCATACAAACATTGGCCGTGGTTTGTCTGGTTTCTGCTGAGGTTCATCGGTCTGTTTAACAGCCGGCATATTGTGGCGACTAGAAGGTGTCATATCTGCCGTCTGACCGCAGATTTGGAAGAGGGATGTTCGGAGAGCGACGTGTGCCGAAACCTGGCAGTCAATAGCGACCCTGATTTTCGAAGTGGATGTGCGGTTTGTCGAAGTGAGTGGAGCAACGGCAGCGAAAGATACCGACCTTACTCGGAGACTGATATTG GTGTGGCTAAGTGGAACCATCGTGGAAGCACCATACTCTCTATAGTCTGGCACTTCATACTAATCATCCTCATCACGTACGACTTCCTTTGGTACATGATCAACTACTGGGGAAAAGAGGACCAAATCATTCGCCTCATCAGCTATTCCGTCTTTTTACTCTCGATCATAGTCACACCAGTTTTGAGTCTCACAGCAAATGTCTGTAACATCGTGATGAACTACACGAACCCCAGACTGAGCCAGGATCTTGGTTTTACCTGGTACCACGCCCTAAGTATACGGTATATTGTTAGACGCCTTCAGCACTTGCAGTTGGGCGAGAGTGGCCTTCCGTATAAAGCATTCCTTGGGCTGTGTTTAGTCTGGCCAAGTGTAAACGGGATATTTCGTATTGTGCTTTACTTCGCCATAGTCAAACGGAACTTTCAAGATGAGGTTCATGTTCTCATTAGTCTGCATGTCTGTATGCTTGGAATGGTGGTGTTTGGAGCCTTTTGTTATATCATGCTCCTCCTTAGGCTTTCATTCCAGAATCAGATTCGACACAAGTTAGCTTTCTTAAGGTGCCATGTTGGAGCTGTCGATGTCTGTAGGCGAAGCGTGGTATCCTACGCAGCGGAGCTCGGTAGCATATTCAGGCTCGTCTCGGTGTGGATCCTATTCATGCTTGCTGTCTCCACATGGGCAATCACAACCCAAGTGTGCTGGGACTATGCCCCGAAAGGCAAAGCTTCAACCCCCTCTCAAAGAGACGTCAAGATCATGATCATCCTCAAGACACTTATATGGTCAGAGCATACCATGTTTATTCTCCTACCTATCGTGGCGGTAGGTGGGATAGATCTGAACCGAATATGGGTGCAGTACACACGCAGTATCAGTAAGTTGAGAAGCGAGGAGTACGGTGACTTTTGGGATAAGATTATTAAGTTCTGTAAAGAACAAAGTCCCGTCACCCGAGTCAAGGCCGTCACGCTGATGTTCTCTGCTTTGGGGCTCTTCCTTGGGTTGAAACTCACCGATCAAAACATTGCTTTCTGGTCCCATACCCACAAACCAGTCGTACTCTTTCCGAGTATCCCCTATAATACAAGTTCGGTTGGTTGA
- the LOC117292215 gene encoding uncharacterized protein LOC117292215 has translation MKMEEGRPTSEYIPLLARGPSDPVHMIPAPAQNYQAVIVDGENCRVKRWPWFVWFLLKFIGLFNNSQCIVRRSKCPSCLLSALKEKELGSDEGLLYPGELESNEDEPLDLASLMRSDACVVCRGEWFDGRGRFRPYTETDIGVDNWNHRGSTILSIIWPLTLLALVIYDFSFYLKNYWGKREQIIRLISYSTFLLFTVSTPLLSVFTSIYNMMRGRQRSFCWSSVLNIRYIVKRLQYLELVEHGLPHKLFIAVCLLWPCLNGVYRMVIFYDIVQSTSDGVHTQISLDVGLVCMLVFGAFCYLMLLLRISFQKQLHLELAFLRRHEGSLDVCRRRLTLYAGELGSMSMLVFIWIIFIVAVSTWGFTTQISWNYSRISNTTGSTSPRQSRIQNHLDFLIWSEDFMFLALPLVAVGGINLNRLWMQLKRGISQMRTVPNEDFWDRIMVFCQEQSPMRKVKVPTLMFSALGLILGLKFADQNIDYWGAKSENLTNVNLI, from the exons ATGAAGATGGAGGAAGGCAGACCTACAAGTGAGTACATCCCTTTGCTCGCAAGGGGCCCTAGCGATCCAGTCCACATGATCCCAGCGCCTGCGCAAAACTACCAGGCTGTTATTGTTGATGGAGAAAATTGCAGAGTTAAACGTTGGCCGTGGTTCGTCTGGTTCCTGCTGAAGTTCATTGGGCTTTTCAACAACAGCCAATGCATTGTGAGGAGGAGTAAGTGTCCTTCATGCCTCCTCTCAGCTCTTAAAGAGAAGGAACTGGGTAGTGATGAGGGGCTCCTGTACCCGGGTGAGCTGGAGAGTAACGAAGATGAACCATTGGACCTGGCCAGCTTGATGCGTAGTGACGCCTGTGTGGTGTGCCGGGGCGAATGGTTTGACGGCAGGGGGAGGTTCCGGCCTTACACAGAGACTGATATCG GTGTTGATAATTGGAACCATCGTGGAAGCACCATACTCTCAATCATCTGGCCTTTGACCCTGCTTGCTCTTGTCATTTATGACTTTAGCTTCTACTTGAAAAACTACTGGGGGAAGCGAGAGCAGATAATACGCCTCATCAGCTACTCAACATTCTTACTCTTCACTGTTTCGACTCCTCTCTTAAGCGTCTTCACTAGTATTTACAATATGATGCGAGGTAGGCAGAGAAGTTTCTGTTGGTCTAGTGTACTCAATATAAGATACATTGTCAAACGCCTACAGTATTTGGAACTGGTGGAGCATGGCTTACCACACAAGCTCTTCATTGCTGTGTGTTTGCTTTGGCCTTGTTTGAATGGAGTGTACCGAATGGTGATTTTCTATGACATCGTCCAATCCACATCGGACGGGGTTCATACACAAATCTCTCTTGATGTCGGCTTGGTGTGTATGTTGGTGTTTGGTGCCTTCTGTTATCTGATGCTACTCCTGAGGATCTCATTTCAGAAGCAGCTTCATCTAGAGTTGGCTTTCCTCCGGCGGCATGAGGGATCGCTTGATGTATGCAGACGTCGCCTGACCTTGTATGCAGGTGAACTTGGCAGCATGTCCATGCTGGTGTTCATCTGGATCATATTCATTGTTGCAGTGTCTACTTGGGGCTTCACAACGCAGATAAGTTGGAACTACTCAAGGATTAGCAATACTACTGGTTCCACCTCACCTCGTCAGAGTAGGATTCAGAACCATCTTGATTTCTTGATCTGGTCGGAGGATTTTATGTTTCTGGCTCTTCCTCTTGTGGCAGTTGGTGGGATAAATTTGAACAGGTTGTGGATGCAGCTGAAGCGAGGTATTAGTCAGATGAGGACCGTGCCGAATGAAGACTTCTGGGATAGAATCATGGTTTTCTGTCAGGAGCAGTCACCGATGCGTAAAGTGAAGGTGCCAACTTTGATGTTTTCTGCTTTAGGACTCATTCTCGGTTTAAAATTTGCAGACCAGAATATTGATTATTGGGGTGCGAAATCTGAAAACCTGACCAATGTGAACTTGATATAG